The Lycium barbarum isolate Lr01 chromosome 11, ASM1917538v2, whole genome shotgun sequence genome contains the following window.
TTCAACTTAAAGTGTTAGTCCTTTCGAGTAATTAAAGAGAAAAATGAAGATAGTTGGCATATTTTAACGAGGAACAAACAAATCTAAATTTTGTATGTAACGACGCTGCAAGCTTAGCTATAAATAGTCAGTAACACCACTCTTAAATAAATATTCCCTCCGTTACTGTTTGGGGAGTACTCAAATTGAGTTTATTTGAACTGTAATTTTTTcgaactttttaaaaatattttgaatcatTAGTTATGCTGACTCGCAGTATTTTTTCAGTAGTTTCAataatgtaaattttattttaaagtatTCGAAGAATATGTTTGTGAATTTATAGTCTATTTTCACCCTTCAAATAAACTGGGACAGATGGAATAGTATATAgggtatattatgtattaaatagATCCTCCATACTATAATTACATAATGATCAATCATACATGACGTGTTTTTGCCTTACATTTTAAGACTCTATTTAGGGAGTATAAGGACTATTATTAATTACTTCCTCCATTTTAAAATGTTTGTCTAATTTTAACTtgatacggagtttaagaaagtaaataagatttttgaatcttgttgcTGTTAACTAAAGATACGTAGAATATATCAAAATGTCCTTTAATCTGGTGATCTTAAACATGCCGCATGGATATCTGGAATTAAGGAGTTGCCAAAAAGAAGAGGCATGCTTTTTTAaacaaacttaaaaaaaaaaaaaaaaaaaaaagacaaacatTTTGAAACGAAGAAAATATGTTGCATGTTCTCAAACATTACAACAACTATGTCACAAGTTGTGGTTCTATATAAACTCTAtcaagagcccgtttggattggcttacagcttaaagctgtttgcagcttataagctgaaaaaaataagttggggtagtccaacttattttttttgacttataagctgttttcagcttataagctgctttagataaactaagtcaaatgggtccaattatttttttgagcttattttaagcataaaatgactttaagctggccagtcaaacactcaaaaaagctgaaaacagcttataagccaacttataagccaatccaaacgggctccaagTTTCCCTAACTAGAATCATTTCAGGGTAACATTGTTATACtaactaaaaaaataaattgaaagccAACCATAAGAATTTTACTGGCATAAAAATCTCTAATAGAGTTGAAAAACTCCTAGAAGTATAGGACTTGAAGTAAACACATTAGTAAAATCTAAGTACTTATTATTTTCAATGATTATCGCCTATAAAAATTGGGCACAATCTTTCACTAAAGGTCTAcgttttttttaaagaatttgtAGTTTTTTTAAGATTACTCTCTTTTGATATGATTTTAGGTTTACCTTGTTCCCTTTTAATATCTTCACTCACCATGATTTCACACCTACGTAGCAGTGCATCTGGAGATCAATGCATGACATGACCAAACTATTTCAAGCGACCTCTCATTTTATACTTAGTGTGTGCTATTTTTACTTTTGGCGAATATgatcatattttttattttgttagacctctctataacaaccatcATCTAGAATATCATTTCACTATGCCATTTATATTTTTGTGTCTGTTCTTTCATGTTATGAAATATTGTATTTTCCCTActgcaatttttttttgtaatagtCAAAAAAATTTCGGAACAAAATATGTTGTTGAAGAGAGGTTTGACTGTTTATAATTCTCTTTGTTTAAACAAATGTACCAAAATAAAAAACTAGAGAAATAAACTAGAATGTTTTCCAAGGTTCTACCAAAAATAAAACCATTTTCgagatttttttataaaatatttaaacacgtataaaataatattttgccatTAATTTTCCGTAAGAAAAAATACAAACAAATTAAGCAGTAGCCTAAAAATAAGTTGTATTACTGTCTAAGAAGTATACTACAGTAAAAAAGTTAAACCAATCTTCAGCTTCATTTTCGCATTGAAAATGTCAATTGTTCAAAATTGGAGAAGGTACTTGATTTCTAAAGCATAGTTGAGGGACTAAAATGATTTTTACCCATTTTCTATCCTATCATTAATTACATAACCATCACATATAAAGTGTTTTTGCTAAACATTTTTTCCGAATTTATCAATAGGTACTATTTTAGTCCATCCGCGTAGAGATATGTTTTCATATTTTCAAAGAACGTTTCCAACGTTGGATGTATCAACATAAAATGAAAAAGACGAAAAAAACTACAAAGTAACTGTAATTTTATGGCCGCCTCAATAAAGGATTTAATACTTCATATTTCACAACTTCTATAAAGTTTTGTAAGGTTCATATTCAGTTTGCCAACTCATAATATCATATTTTTGTTTCTTAATAGTATTGGCTCAAAACAGCTTACGTTCACTTCAATCAATTCATTATATATCTGATACTTCCGTTGCTACATGTACCCCGAAAGTTTATATATCCACAACGCTCTCACCGGTGAAAAAGAATCACTTAGCAATTTTAGCCTATGGTAAGATTTAAACATTTGGTCTCACTATGTGTTAGTCCAACTTCATTGACCATTAAGTTACATCCTGACTTCATCATAGTCCAATCATAAATTGACATGTAAAAATAATCTAAATAGCGTAAGAAATATTTAGACTTTAGTTACATAAAAATTAGTAACCCATTTTGAAAATATGATTACATATAATTTTCTTTCCGAATGTGAACTTTTTTTGGATGGTATTCCGAAGTGAGATATAGTACAGTATTTTAGGAATATGAATTACTTTCTTTCTTTATCAGCTCCATcattttctttgttcttgctttctttctctctttataAGCTCCAACATTTTCATAAAGGTCACCATATCAAAAATGCTACCTACAGAAGAACTGAATGGAGAGAATAGTGAAGGAAAGCAAGAAAAGTCAGAATCTGAAGAACAAGAAATCTTGCCTTGCTTTGATCTTGTTACTGAAATCCTCTCAAGGCTTCCAGTGAAATCTCTCATGCGATTCAGGTCTGTTTCGAAATCTTGGCTTGCTTTGATATGTAGCCCTAAGTTTATTAAGTCTCATCTGAGTTTATCAGCTAATAATAACAAGGACTACACCAACCACAGGGTTATGTTGAGGATCGTTGAACCTGAATACAATCTTAAGGACTTTTCTCTTAAGTCTTTACTTTATGAGTCTATTATGGAGGAATCTAAGTTGGAGGATTACCCCATGAAAAACACCTCTATATCTTTTTCGATTAAGGGGTCGGTCAATGGACTGATTTGTCTTGTAAATGGGACTAAAAATTTGTTTTTGTGGAATCCATCAACTAGAAAGTACAAGAAACTGCCTGATTTTAAAATTAACCCGAAGAATATTGACGATTTCATATATGGTTTTGGATATGATGAGATCCACGATGATTATAAAGTAGTGCGTATTAATAATAGTGGTCACTTGCATGATATTCATGATGTCGATATGTATAGCCTAAAGAATGATTCTTGGCGAAGAATTGATTGTCCTCAGAGTGGAGTGCGATTAATTAGTTCAGGTAAATTTGTAAATGGGAAGCTTCATTGGGCTAGTAGTGCTGGTCTTGGTTTCGAAAGGGGCTGGAGCATAGCCTCTTTTGATTTGGCTGATGAGAAGTGGGGAAAGGTGGAGCGACCCTGCTATAGAGATCAGGATGGGATTCTCATGCTTGGAGCGTTGGGAAGTAATCTTTCTATGATTTGCAAAAATCCAAGTACTCATGTAGATATATGGTTTATGAAAGAGTATGGGGATAAAGAATCTTGGATAAAGATGTTCACCATCAATTATACTCTAGACCCTATGGGATATTTGTTCTCTCAATCCTTTTATTTGTCAAAAAGAGGTGAATTTTTGCTTGTGTTTGAATCCACTTTCATGATATACAATCCAAAGGATAACTCACTCAGATTTCCAAAGTGTCCTAGATTTGGTTGTGCTCTTTCGGCGGAAATTTACATTGAAAGCCTGGTTTGTCCTATTTCACAAAATGAACCAAGAACACAGCAAGAATGAAGGTGGCAGAAGAACGCTACTACAAAAGAACGTTGCTTTTTATATTTTGCAGTACCTTTGGTCCATATTATTTGATATAATCTTTTCATTTTTATCTTATGTGGTGTTTTACATAATGAAGAagatattaattttattttttcaaatttacgCTTATTGGTGCTTCGATAGTGTAAGTGTAATTATCAGACCTCTTCAATTCCTATGCTCTTTATACTTATCACCTTAGAAAGATGCAAGTTTAATTAAGGA
Protein-coding sequences here:
- the LOC132617630 gene encoding F-box/kelch-repeat protein At3g23880-like, which codes for MLPTEELNGENSEGKQEKSESEEQEILPCFDLVTEILSRLPVKSLMRFRSVSKSWLALICSPKFIKSHLSLSANNNKDYTNHRDYPMKNTSISFSIKGSVNGLICLVNGTKNLFLWNPSTRKYKKLPDFKINPKNIDDFIYGFGYDEIHDDYKVVRINNSGHLHDIHDVDMYSLKNDSWRRIDCPQSGVRLISSGKFVNGKLHWASSAGLGFERGWSIASFDLADEKWGKVERPCYRDQDGILMLGALGSNLSMICKNPSTHVDIWFMKEYGDKESWIKMFTINYTLDPMGYLFSQSFYLSKRGEFLLVFESTFMIYNPKDNSLRFPKCPRFGCALSAEIYIESLVCPISQNEPRTQQE